The Streptomyces sp. GSL17-111 region GCTGTTGGAACGCAACACCCGTCTGTACGGGGTGAGTTACGCCATCGACCACCTCGGGGACATCTACCTCGTCGGACGGTTGCCGCTGGCCGCCGTCACCCCCGAGGAGCTCGACCGCATCCTCGGCACCGTCCTGGAGAACGCCGACGGCTCGTTCAACCACCTGCTGGAGCTGGGCTTCGCCGGGGCGATCAAGCGCGAGTACGCCTGGCGGACCTCCCGTGGGGAGTCCACCCGGAATCTGGCCGCCTTCACCCGTCTGACCGGGGAGAACCGCGAGTAACACCGCCGCGGGACCGGGGTGCGCCCGGCGCACGTCTTCCCGGTCCGGGACGGCGGGGGTAGGGTCCCGAGTCACGATCCCGCAACGCGGAGATCACGGTCGGGCACGTCGTCGTGACCGTCTGGGGCTCCGTGCTGCCCGCACGTCCTCCCGACCCGCACGGAGACGGATAGCCGATGACGGCAACGAGCGCCACGCCCGCACAGCCCTCCCCGTCCGCCGCCGCGACCACGGCCCCGGCGGCGGAGGCTCCGGAGGGCACGCTGCCCCGCCCGGCGCGGCTCGCCGACGTCAAGGGCTGGTTCTTCACCGCCGACCAGCACCTCTTCGCCTGGTTCCTCAACCGCCAGGAACGCCTCGGCGAACCCGGCGACCTGCTGGAGCTCGGCTCCTACCTGGGCAAGAGCGCGATCTTCCTGGGCGGTCGGCAACGCCCGGGCGACCGCTTCACCGTCTGCGACCTCTTCGACGCCCCGGCCGAGGACGCGGCCAACGCCCTCGAGATGCGCACCTCCTACGCCACGCTCAGCCGCCGCTCCTTCGAGGCCAACTACCTCTCCTTCCACGACGAGCTGCCGACCGTCGTGCAGGGCCTCACCTCGGTGATCCGCGACCACGTCCCGGACGCGAGCTGCCGCTTCGCCCACATCGACGCCTCCCACCTGTACGAGCACGTGCGCGGCGACATCGAGGCCGTCGGCGCCATGCTCGCCCCGCACGGGATCGTCGCCCTCGACGACTACCGCTCCGAGCACTGCCCGGGCGTGGCCGCCGCCACCTGGGAGGCCGTGCTCGTCGGGCGGCTCCAGCCCGTCTGCGTCAGCGGCAACAAGTTCTACGGGACGTGGGGCGACCCGGAGCCCGTCCGCGCCGACCTGCTGGAATGGCTCTCCGGTCAGCAGGACCTGTGGTACGAGGAGCAGTCCGTCGCCGAGCACCCGCTGATCCGCGTCAAGGCCCGCAAGGGGGTCGCGGAGCCGCCGCAGCCCGCCTCCCGGCACGCCGGTGCCGCCACCGCGGCCACCCCGGCGTCCGCCGCGCCCGCACGCCGTGCCGCCCGGCCCGCGCCGAGGCCCCGGGGGCTGCTCGGCGCCGTCCGTAGCGTGGCGGTCGACCTCCTCCCGCCGATCGTGACGCGCGCCCTGGTCTCCACCCTCCGCCGCCGCTGACGCCTCCCGCCGCCGGGCCCACACCCCCCCGCAGGGGGCCGGACCTGCGCGGACTCGGGCCGGGGCGTGCGGGGCGGCGTGCGGGGCGCCCGATAGGCTCGCGGGCGGAGCCACACACCGGGGGAGTGACCGCCATGTCCCAGCCGCCGGAGCCCGGGCCGGCACCGCCGCCCGGGCCGCAGCCGCCGCCCGAACCGCCCGGGCGCGGCCTGACGCCGGAGGCCGAAGCGCTGTACCGGGCGCTGCTGGGCGGACGCGCCCCGGGCGCCGGGGCCGTCGACGGTGCCGACGCCGACGCCGACGCGGCCGAGGGCCG contains the following coding sequences:
- a CDS encoding type III secretion system chaperone family protein encodes the protein MSDAAAVIEQTLADAELEWESPKPGTYVVTLPGTRKLSTTCQLIVGAHSLSVNAFVIRNPDENHEGVHRWLLERNTRLYGVSYAIDHLGDIYLVGRLPLAAVTPEELDRILGTVLENADGSFNHLLELGFAGAIKREYAWRTSRGESTRNLAAFTRLTGENRE
- a CDS encoding class I SAM-dependent methyltransferase codes for the protein MTATSATPAQPSPSAAATTAPAAEAPEGTLPRPARLADVKGWFFTADQHLFAWFLNRQERLGEPGDLLELGSYLGKSAIFLGGRQRPGDRFTVCDLFDAPAEDAANALEMRTSYATLSRRSFEANYLSFHDELPTVVQGLTSVIRDHVPDASCRFAHIDASHLYEHVRGDIEAVGAMLAPHGIVALDDYRSEHCPGVAAATWEAVLVGRLQPVCVSGNKFYGTWGDPEPVRADLLEWLSGQQDLWYEEQSVAEHPLIRVKARKGVAEPPQPASRHAGAATAATPASAAPARRAARPAPRPRGLLGAVRSVAVDLLPPIVTRALVSTLRRR